The nucleotide sequence TGGTAGTTCTGATCGCCCATCAAGACCTGAACACGATCCCATGTTGACCGGTCAATAATCGGTTTGTGTTTGCCTGGATACCAGTTCCCTTTGTGCTCAATCTCTCCGATGTACGCTCTGTCACGCAGAAAGTTATGGACGGAAGAGCGGGGGAATTTTGGTTGCGACTTCCGGAACACGCGATATTCGCTGTTGATTCTCTTTACCACACCATCCACGGTGTGGTTCTCGTAGGCGTAGAGATGGAAAATGCGGCGAATGTTGTCGGCCTGCTCGGCATCAATCTCAACGACACCGCGACCGTTCTTTCGGACGTTCCTGTAGCCGTAGGGAGCGAGACCGACAAACCAGCCTTCTTGCACTCGGCGTGAAAGACCTTCCCGAACGTCAACTGATTGCTGCTCTGTGTAGAAGCTTGCCATGTTGGCAAGCGTTCGCCGCATCATGCGACCCGCCGGATTGTTGTCCGTTGGCTGAGAGATACAGATGAAAGGGACGTCGTACTCTGATTCAAGGCGTTCAATTTCGACGAAGTCAAAGAGGTTCCTTGCCGCCCGGTCGACTTTGTAAACAAGCAGACCATCGAGTTCGACAGCGTGTTTCTTTGTGAACGCGAGCAACTCGCGAAACGTCTTTCGCTCATCTGCCTTGCTTGCTGTTTCTGCGATACGGAACAGACGAAAAATGGTTCCGCCCTGAGACTCGGCAAAGCCACGCAGTGCGTCCTCCTGAATTTCGAGCGAAAATCCTTCACGTTCCTGCTCGCGACTACTTACGCGTGCGAGTGCGACAAACTGTTTCATGGGATTCTCCAGAGAGGACTTCGAGCAACCGCCCGGCACTCAAAATTATCTCCAATGCGTCCTCCGGGATCAATCGCTCCTCATAGTACGGCTGCCATGTAAGTAGAGTTTTCTCGATCAATTCTGGTGTCACCCAGTCCGGAACACCGGAAAGCGCATGCGCGACCGCTTCTGGGTCGGCAAGAGTCGCTTTGGTGGACCGGTCTGACATCGAAGCTCAAAGCCCTGTGGCAAAGGGAACGGAACAGGTGGCGGAACGGCAAATCTCAGTGCTGAGTCATCGCATCGAGTGCGTTTTGCATGGTGTTTTGACCGTACTGGTCAGTTGTGAATTTTGATTTACCGGCGACAAGCATCAGAATTTCATTCGGTGGAAGCCCCGTTTCGAGCAACCGGCAAACAACCCAGAAATCCCGACGGCTCCGATCTTCAACGTCTCTGTCGAGAGTTGCGACAAGTCCACGAATTCGATTGAGATCAGCGGTTTCGGAAACAGAAAGCTCAAGGGAATCAAAAGGGACCGGGGCGTTCTGAACGGCATGGGATTGGATAGAGTCTGAAAGCCTCGCCGTTGCCAAATCCTGCCAGTGGCGAAACACTGAATACGGGTGAATGAGACCAGAATTCAATTGCTCGATGCCGCATGGGACAGGCTCGCGTTTCGCATTGAAGAACCCAGGCAGTCGTAGCAGACGCGTTACATCCTGCGTCGAGTCCGATTGCAGGTCTTGATAGAGCGCTTTGAGGGAAGCCTCCAGATGCTCACGAAGCTCTGGTTTCTGAACGGATACTGGCTCTTTCAACGTCCAGTAAAGATGAACCCCGTGACCACTGTTTACGATGATTGATGGATGGGGGAGGTGATTGCGCCAACGCTTTTCTGCATCAGCGCTGGTACAGTCATCAAGATCAGCCCAGAGGACGTGACATTGCGTGACTGCATCTTTCTTTCCACTGCGATAATCGCGTGGATTCACACCGAAGTAAATGTTTGCGCCTTGCTGATTGAGTTCACAAAGCTTCGGAAACTCTTCAACCAGCTGCCGCGCTTCCGGCCATTCTCGGAGCACCACCGTTCCACGGTTCTTCGAGTCAGTTCGGTCGGGCATAATTGCACGAATCTCGACCAGGTCACCCGGCTGAAACAATGCCTCAATAAAGGCATGGAACTGCTGCTCCGGTCCCATTCGATGAACAGGCAAAGTTGTTCCAAGTCTGTGTTCCATAATTGACAATATCATGCCTTGTCCCGCCTACTCAAAAATCTCGCTAGATGTCATCCAGGCCTTCGAATCGACTCGTTTCAGGCGTCTCGGAAGACTGGTTTTTCTTTTCCTTTTTGGGGAGTTTGGGAGCGAACATAGCTTTCTCTTCCTTGGTCCACTTTCTTAGATACTGGCATTCCGGTGGGCGTGAGATGAAGCCAGGCTCAGTCGCTGAGAGCGGTGCAAGATCCTGTGTGAACAATTCTTCACCGGGAAGATTCGCTGTGAACACTCCCGCCTGATCCCGGCACAGATACCAGGCAGACAAACCGTTTCGTATGTTGCAGGTTGGAATCGACAGGAACTGAGAGGGAAGCACAGATTGCCGCGTGACATACTGCTCGTTGAAGCTGACAGTCTTTTCTGTCCCGACAGTGTGATTGACCGTGACCTGCCTTATCTCTTCATCGCCAACCAGTTTTGCAACCCACTCGGCAGTATCAGGGCATTCAAGCCGTCCGATAAAACGATTGCCAATCTGCCCCATGATTTCGGCGGTCAATTCAGGACCGTATGAGGACTTCTGGCGAAGACCGGCAATGGATTGAAACGCGATTGCGACACACGCACCTTTTGAACGCCCTTTCTTGCAAAGCGACACCAGACCTGGCAGCATGCCGCCTCCGGCTTCTGAGAGTTCATCAAGAATGAACCATGTACGGCGAGTTGCGGAGTCGCTCATTTCCAACGTGGAATCTGAAGCACGTTTGAAAATGCAGCGATTGATTGCATCAATTGCGTGTCGCCCTATTTCGGAAGACCCGAGCACAAGGACGGATTCATTCCTCGCCCATTCATCGATTGAGAACTTTTGCTCTGCCGCTTCCCACGCCGATGCAATTGCTTCAAAGGCAAGTGCTTTCGTGGCGGCTGTTGAAAGGACGTGCCCGAGACTTCGCTTGTCTTTGAAGTACTGAGTGACAATAGGTTTTGAGTAGGGACAGGCTGAGAGGACGCGTGTGAGAAGCTTTGGACACCTCAACGGTCGAAGCACATCCGCAAATGACCAGTCCAGATTTCGCCACATGTAACTGATCATTGTGCCATAAATGAAATGCCGCGATGCGTTAGCGAAGTAGGGCTGACTTTCCTGTTCTTCAGGAAAGAGGTTGTAAGCCGTTTCCAGTGCAACGCGTGGTTCTTGCACGTCTCTGGCGATGTCCCATGCGAAAGAGCGAGAGTCGAACGGATTCGTATTGATGACTCCGTCATCGAAGCCCATGCCACTCAACACAGGGAGTACATCTTGTTTTGGGTCGTAGATAAGTACCCGTCGATTCGATCCTTTGCGAATTGAAGGAATAATGTCTTGCTGAAGGAGGCGGAGTATCGTCGTCTTTCCTGAGCCGGTTGCTCCGATGGCAGCAAAGTGTTGTACTGCTTCATCCTGCGACAGATTCAGTGGCCCCCACCGAAGGCCGTCTTTCTCACTGCCTTTCTGGGAATGCTCACGCGTTCCGTTGCCTAAACCAAAGAGCGATTTTAGTTGGGCACCGCGATTGCCAGGGGATCTGCTCATGAGCAATTCTCCTTGTCCGAGTCGGTTTCAAAATCGTTTACATCCTGGCTCCTAGCGGTTGGCACTGATTGTGTATTGCGAACACTTCTGCGGGACACGTACTCAACAGACGTGAATTCCACAACTCGGCGACCACGTATATGAATCACGGAAGGGTTCGAAGAATCTCGCAAGCTATAGAATGCGTAGATCAGAAACCCAACAGCAGAGCTGCCGTTTATGAACCAGCCATCCATTCCACTCTTCGAGTACGAAAGACTCGTGAAGGAGATGATTATTGTCATGCCAATGCCAAACCAGAGAGACAGTTTGAAAAACTCCCAGGGAAGGTCGTTGGTCTCCGAGTCATAGATTGCAAAGGCTATGCAAAGAACAACCACTGCGGCCCAGGGAAGAAGTGCCGAGGGATGGATATAGACGAACCAGACGATGCCGACTGCAATTAGCAGCGACCACGCGCATCCAAGTAATAGACGATCCCTGGTCACGGCTGAGTCTCCTTATGAAAACGATTGAGAGATCGATGGTTGCTTGCCTAGATCGTGAGCAAGTTTCTTCTCTCGCGAACGTGTCAAAGCTTTTTCAAGCCGTTCCAGATCTTTGCCCGCTGTTGTCCGGTCGGCGAACAGGTGCGTTGAAAAGCGTGCCCGAGTGGCTTGCACATATGCCATCTCTTTGCTTGAAAGCGGCCCCGAAAGCAGCACGTATGAGTGGTCGACCGTAGCGCCCTGAAGCTTGTGTGCCGTCGCAGCAAATCCGAGCGTCAACGAGTCCTTCGCAATGTCGGAAAGCCGAAGATTGACTGTCTGGCCGAGGCCTTTTGCTCTTTCTGTCGGCGTTCGTTCCCGTTCCAGCCGCACGGCTACTGTCTGGCGGGCTACGTCTATGGAGACGATTTTGGCAAAGTGCCCGTTCTCAATCCCGAGTCGTCGAAGCGGCTTATGAAACAGTACCCGGTCGCCTTCGAAGAACTTCGTGTTGTCGATAGCAATGGAACGGACGGAAGACTGTGTCACCGTCGCAAGTCGCTCTGATTGACAGAGAGCGTTCACAAGGCGTGCTTCAGACCGTGTCTGAGTTAGCACGGTGTGCCGATCTGGCCGCACAGGCCCTCCTGCGTCTTTCCATGTTTCAACCAGCTTCAAGGCTGTGTCAAAGTTGCCATCGCCAATGACGAGGCGACCACGAGCCGCGTAGTTTTGAAGTGCTGTAGCTGCGTCGCCATTTCTTAGTTGCGAAACAGCAGCCCTGTCGTTTGGATCTTGTTGTCTGAGATTTGTTTTTAGATGGGAGTGCGGTGTCTCTTCAGCCAGTCGTCTGAGAGGTGTCCCGGCTCCAATGGCAGGAAGCTGTGCAACGTCCCCTGTGAGAATGAGAGTTGCTTTCGCATCTCTTACGATTCTTGTTATCCGAGACAGGTCCTTCGTGGAAAGCATTCCTGCTTCATCGAGAATCAGAACAGTTTTCGAATCGAGCCTGTGATCCGGCATCGCCCACGTCTGCTTTCCCATGGCTGTTCGGGAAATCATCTGAGCATGATGAGAAACTGTTTGCTGAATCTCCTTGGACTTTGTCTTGTCGAGATGAAACAGGTAGCTCGCAACGGTTCGGCATGGCATTCCGGTTTTTTGCGCAAGGTCTTGTGTTGTCGCACCTGCCAGAGCACCACCAACGACACGGTACCCATGCTTTTCGAATGCCTCGCGAACGAACTCAAGAGTTGTAGATTTACCGCTTCCAGCTTCGCCAGTTAGAAGGCGAATTGCTCCATTGCCTGTTAGCAGCGACAGAGAGGCTTCTTTTTGCTCATCAAATAGACTCGGATTCTTTGAGAGAAGGGCTTCAAACGCGTCTCTCGAAAGAGTTGCCCCGGTTCTGCCACGAAGTACCTGGACGTCATCGAGCAAGCGAGCTTCAAGTTCCCACATCTTCTTTGTCGTGAATTGCTTCTCGCCCTGATAGGTTTGCAACTGAATCAGTTCAGGTCGATGAGGAATGTCATCGATTACACGCGTCGCAAGCTCAGAGCCATCGACCCCAACGTGCTGAAGTTCTTCCACTACCTCGCGGACAATGTCGCATTCACGAAAGTGAGCCACCTCCTCTGTGAGCTTGGTAAATGCTTTGGGGAAGGCTTTTTCGTAGAGACCTTCTATTACGTGTTCCTGGGGCAACTGTGACCGACACAGAAGTCTGTCGCGTTTATCACTTGAGAATCCAAGCTCATCAGCCTGACGGCGAACTCTATCAAACACTTCTTGGGGATTGATGTCATGATCTTTACTATCTCTTGTGTTGTAAGCAGCATGTTGACGAACCAAAGCAGCGTACTTTCCCGTGGCCTCGCCTTGAGATCCCGCTGCATCCAAGATGGCTTGTCTCCGCGAAGAATTGGCGTCGGCCAGTTCTTTTGGGACATCCGCAAGCGTAAACCATGATTTTTGTTTGCCATCGCTATCAACTGGTCTGACAAGCGCAAGACCGAGTTCTTTTGTCAGCTCGCGTGCCAGATTTGCGCGAAAGATCCGTCCGAGAGCGGGCGTCCAGGTGTGGAGCTGCTTTGTGTTAACCTTTGACCAGCGTCCGTCCTTTCCGTAGACCATATGGCTGAAGACGTTATGAACGTGCAGCTGTGGCTCACCGGCGCGGTTCAAGGTGTGAAGAAACTGGGCGCCCACTAGATTTGCTGAAATCCGGTTTTGTCCATTTCGTCCCCGCCGCGCGAGGTTGAGGTTCTTTTCAATCCAACGATTCTTTTTCTCTGAAGCTCTCAACACGCACTTTTCGATTTGTAGCTGACGCCTCCGATCGGAACACGCCCATAACACCGATAGCTCTTTGGGAGCCGAATCAGTAATATCTAGGCCGAGCACGTTTTTCTTTTGCTTTTTTTTGTCCTCTGACGCTGTAGGTTGCACGGGCTTGACCAGTTGACTTCCCGATAGGGACTGACCGCAAAGAAGCTTTTGGAAGTCGCTTTCTCGGACTCTACCGCTTAATCCCAACGGCAGTGTGGCCTCTCCAAACCAGACGCCTTGCTCCTGACCGGGATAGTAGAGCGAGACGTAATACGCCCCTGCCGCTGCCACGCTACCGGAAATTACTGAGATGGTTGACACCATTTTGAAGCACCTTCGTTGCATGCTCTACGGTTGAGTTGTCTGGAAAAGCTTCTGCACGCCTTCTTTGGCTTCGCTGGGAGAAAGTGGTTCCGCTTGCGTCATCAGCACGTACGCAAGCCGCCTGATAGAGTCGTGAAGTGAATGCACATCGATGGTTTGCCCATGGATCACCTGCCGCATCTCGACAAGCTCCTCAGCGAGTTTATCCACGGGGTTGTTTTGAAGATGGTTCACAACCAGGCCACGAACCCATTCGCCACGAGAGAGGCCGAACGGTGATCGCTCGCGGTCAATGAGTTTCAAAACCTCGCTTGTCAAACGAAACGAAACGGTTTCAGTCTGCTGTCGCACGACTCACTCCTTGTATGCAGATTGCAAACATTGATTCAGTGTTGGTATTCGGTGTCCGGCACGGCATTTTGGAATGAAAGTGTTTGCACTACGTGCCACGGTGTATATGTTTAAGTCAACAGTTTTTTTCGATTGGAATTTCATGGATGCTGTCCGCTTCCGATCTGTCACTGAACGCGTTTCGATGTCATTGAATTGCTCGTAATTTGAGCGGGAGTGTTCAATCCTCATCCGGCATCATCACGGTGATAACCGGCTCACCAATGTCACCAGGTCCGCACTGCGCTTTGAGTGTGACAAGTTGTGCTGGGCGTTCGTCGTTCTGGACGTGCAGTGAAAAGCTGAGCGGGTTTTCATCGCGGTTCTGGCGTATGGCGTTTAGGAGCATCCAGAGCACATCCCAAAGGCGACCGCTTTCATCCTGCCACGGACACTTGGAAGGAACCGCAACGCAGCGCGACCAGACTGAACTCGTCAAAGCAACCGGATAAACAAAACCGGCTTCAAGTGCTGCTTCTGTCACGTCAACAAGAACGCCATCGGCAATCGCTTGACGGCGGCTGTAGCTGTGAATGACTTCAAACGGTCTATCTTTGCTCATGCTTTTCCTTCCATATCAACCAAAACAAAAGGCTCCGAGACCCTCCCTGGCCTCGAAGCAATCATTGCATGCTAGAGCTGCCCTTCGCTTTGTTGCAGCTCTTCGCTCGCTATGAAATTGCGAGCAAGGCGTGCTGCTTCAATCACAAGCGAAAGGTCACCGAGTCCGCCAAAGCTTGTCGCTTCTTTGAATTCGTCGCCGTCCTTATAGCGGCGTGTAATTGTCGTATTGAACCAGCGACTTCCGTTGTCGCCATTGTTTTCCCAGACAGAAACACGAATCTGATTCAGTCGCGCTTCAAAGGCTGGCTTGTTGGTTTCAGTGGTTTTCTTTCCCATGGTCATTTCCTTCATTCAAAGTTAGATATGCAAAACCGTGTACGATCATGCACGATCATCGTGCCACGGTGTGTGGTGCGACTAGCACCAGAGCTACGCGCCGCTTGTACTGTCTTTCACTCGGGAAAAATCGAGATAGTGAAGAATCGCTTGAGGGTTGTTGGTGCGTCCTCCGTAACTTGCTTCTATGCATTCACCTATCGAGGCGTTTCGTTTGACAAGCTCTTCGGTGAACTTCACGCACACGTCCGGCTTCAAAGACTCCTCAAGCGAAGTCCAGTAATTGCGTTGCTTTTCTGTATCCGTTTCTCTAAACAGCGATTGCTTTAGCTCCTCATATCTTGCCTTGATTTCTTCAGTCGTAAGTTGTGCGTGACTGGAATCAGCGTTGCTTGGCTCAAGACGCGGCTTCCAGAGAGGAATAGAAGTCTTCGTGTTATCCTCTGGTGGAGTTTGACGTAGACGGCTTAGCATGCTGCCAAGATCGGGCTGCTTGTAAGCAGGCAGAAACCAACCCTGGAAGACATGCTCGTCAGCGAGAAAGATCGTGCTTGCGCGACCGCGAACCGGGTGTCTGAGGGGAAGTCGCACTTCTTCCGGTAGCAGCAACCGGCGACCAATCGGTTGCGAGCGGCGATTTCGGCTTGAAAAACGATCAATGAAACTGAAATCAGGCTCTTCACTATCGTTGCCATAGTTGACCGTAGTGGAGCCAGAGTATCTTGACGCCCATTCAGCATCAGAAAGCTCGACGGACGGCATAAAAATCTTGGTCGAAAATCCGGCCAGAACGAGTGGGGTTTCGGTGCCAAAGAAGTGCTCGATAGACCCAATGCTTTGAGCAGCAGCAAGAACCCGAACGCCGATTGATCTTACGAGATTCAGTTGTTGAGCAAATTCTTCGATTTTTCCAGTCGTTAGTGGGAAATCGTCCAGGAAGATGTTGAGTGGATGCGCAAGCCGGTTGCCTTTCTGTTTTGCGGCAAAGGCAGTTGCGCTCCGCAATAGCTCGGTCACAAAGAGATTGAGTAAAGCCCTGACACGTTGCTGATCTCGGAGTGGCACTTCGAGAATGACAACCGCTGGTGAAGAAAAAAGAGCGTCATGATCAAAGCCCTCTTCCGCCGTCACCGCAGCGATATCTTCGTCAGCAAAGCAACGCATGTGGCCCTGAGCAAATGCCAGAGCCGTTTCGGCATTGTGCGAGCCGCTTTCAATGAATGCAGCAGACGATTGCGCGAAACGAAGAGGTGGACCGTGCTTAAGAAAGCTCTGGAGTTGCGGTCGAGGCAACTCCAGAATTTGATGAACGTCTGCCGGAGACCACCGTCCGGGGAATCTCA is from Crateriforma conspicua and encodes:
- a CDS encoding DUF6573 family protein, coding for MSKDRPFEVIHSYSRRQAIADGVLVDVTEAALEAGFVYPVALTSSVWSRCVAVPSKCPWQDESGRLWDVLWMLLNAIRQNRDENPLSFSLHVQNDERPAQLVTLKAQCGPGDIGEPVITVMMPDED
- a CDS encoding DNA-primase RepB domain-containing protein, translated to MILSIMEHRLGTTLPVHRMGPEQQFHAFIEALFQPGDLVEIRAIMPDRTDSKNRGTVVLREWPEARQLVEEFPKLCELNQQGANIYFGVNPRDYRSGKKDAVTQCHVLWADLDDCTSADAEKRWRNHLPHPSIIVNSGHGVHLYWTLKEPVSVQKPELREHLEASLKALYQDLQSDSTQDVTRLLRLPGFFNAKREPVPCGIEQLNSGLIHPYSVFRHWQDLATARLSDSIQSHAVQNAPVPFDSLELSVSETADLNRIRGLVATLDRDVEDRSRRDFWVVCRLLETGLPPNEILMLVAGKSKFTTDQYGQNTMQNALDAMTQH
- the mobF gene encoding MobF family relaxase gives rise to the protein MVSTISVISGSVAAAGAYYVSLYYPGQEQGVWFGEATLPLGLSGRVRESDFQKLLCGQSLSGSQLVKPVQPTASEDKKKQKKNVLGLDITDSAPKELSVLWACSDRRRQLQIEKCVLRASEKKNRWIEKNLNLARRGRNGQNRISANLVGAQFLHTLNRAGEPQLHVHNVFSHMVYGKDGRWSKVNTKQLHTWTPALGRIFRANLARELTKELGLALVRPVDSDGKQKSWFTLADVPKELADANSSRRQAILDAAGSQGEATGKYAALVRQHAAYNTRDSKDHDINPQEVFDRVRRQADELGFSSDKRDRLLCRSQLPQEHVIEGLYEKAFPKAFTKLTEEVAHFRECDIVREVVEELQHVGVDGSELATRVIDDIPHRPELIQLQTYQGEKQFTTKKMWELEARLLDDVQVLRGRTGATLSRDAFEALLSKNPSLFDEQKEASLSLLTGNGAIRLLTGEAGSGKSTTLEFVREAFEKHGYRVVGGALAGATTQDLAQKTGMPCRTVASYLFHLDKTKSKEIQQTVSHHAQMISRTAMGKQTWAMPDHRLDSKTVLILDEAGMLSTKDLSRITRIVRDAKATLILTGDVAQLPAIGAGTPLRRLAEETPHSHLKTNLRQQDPNDRAAVSQLRNGDAATALQNYAARGRLVIGDGNFDTALKLVETWKDAGGPVRPDRHTVLTQTRSEARLVNALCQSERLATVTQSSVRSIAIDNTKFFEGDRVLFHKPLRRLGIENGHFAKIVSIDVARQTVAVRLERERTPTERAKGLGQTVNLRLSDIAKDSLTLGFAATAHKLQGATVDHSYVLLSGPLSSKEMAYVQATRARFSTHLFADRTTAGKDLERLEKALTRSREKKLAHDLGKQPSISQSFS
- a CDS encoding type IV secretory system conjugative DNA transfer family protein: MPAFQGTLLALENPRTRSVELTGPQSLYLPTTIRERNILVIGPIGTGKTQDHIYPSIDAGIKDTNASNFIIATKDDDTQFIKALVEKHRPGTRVSVINLADRYRSTSTWMPFVVKPGNEGALLSAVHTFIKVSHVATDRIDSFWDGASARIIAGICQRLELRFPGRWSPADVHQILELPRPQLQSFLKHGPPLRFAQSSAAFIESGSHNAETALAFAQGHMRCFADEDIAAVTAEEGFDHDALFSSPAVVILEVPLRDQQRVRALLNLFVTELLRSATAFAAKQKGNRLAHPLNIFLDDFPLTTGKIEEFAQQLNLVRSIGVRVLAAAQSIGSIEHFFGTETPLVLAGFSTKIFMPSVELSDAEWASRYSGSTTVNYGNDSEEPDFSFIDRFSSRNRRSQPIGRRLLLPEEVRLPLRHPVRGRASTIFLADEHVFQGWFLPAYKQPDLGSMLSRLRQTPPEDNTKTSIPLWKPRLEPSNADSSHAQLTTEEIKARYEELKQSLFRETDTEKQRNYWTSLEESLKPDVCVKFTEELVKRNASIGECIEASYGGRTNNPQAILHYLDFSRVKDSTSGA
- a CDS encoding recombinase family protein → MKQFVALARVSSREQEREGFSLEIQEDALRGFAESQGGTIFRLFRIAETASKADERKTFRELLAFTKKHAVELDGLLVYKVDRAARNLFDFVEIERLESEYDVPFICISQPTDNNPAGRMMRRTLANMASFYTEQQSVDVREGLSRRVQEGWFVGLAPYGYRNVRKNGRGVVEIDAEQADNIRRIFHLYAYENHTVDGVVKRINSEYRVFRKSQPKFPRSSVHNFLRDRAYIGEIEHKGNWYPGKHKPIIDRSTWDRVQVLMGDQNYQSHTLTYGGEFMRCAHCGKPVTGECKTKKTKSGLKQYVYYRCARYTAKGHPRHRVPERELDTQMLAIFDRMRIDDESVRDWFRTVLASQTRDMQAESMSKRSELQRQSTLLVEQQDRLLNMRLSHEIDEDTFGRKATELRDRLASIKLQLDAIDRSHDESAELASKVFELSQTLRDKWLTSDYDIKRRILEIVCLNCTLDGATLCPTIRKPFDVLAEGLISKNSRGD
- a CDS encoding type IV secretory system conjugative DNA transfer family protein; its protein translation is MSRSPGNRGAQLKSLFGLGNGTREHSQKGSEKDGLRWGPLNLSQDEAVQHFAAIGATGSGKTTILRLLQQDIIPSIRKGSNRRVLIYDPKQDVLPVLSGMGFDDGVINTNPFDSRSFAWDIARDVQEPRVALETAYNLFPEEQESQPYFANASRHFIYGTMISYMWRNLDWSFADVLRPLRCPKLLTRVLSACPYSKPIVTQYFKDKRSLGHVLSTAATKALAFEAIASAWEAAEQKFSIDEWARNESVLVLGSSEIGRHAIDAINRCIFKRASDSTLEMSDSATRRTWFILDELSEAGGGMLPGLVSLCKKGRSKGACVAIAFQSIAGLRQKSSYGPELTAEIMGQIGNRFIGRLECPDTAEWVAKLVGDEEIRQVTVNHTVGTEKTVSFNEQYVTRQSVLPSQFLSIPTCNIRNGLSAWYLCRDQAGVFTANLPGEELFTQDLAPLSATEPGFISRPPECQYLRKWTKEEKAMFAPKLPKKEKKNQSSETPETSRFEGLDDI